The proteins below come from a single Macrobrachium nipponense isolate FS-2020 chromosome 17, ASM1510439v2, whole genome shotgun sequence genomic window:
- the LOC135196073 gene encoding larval cuticle protein 65Ag1-like: MKLIILASLAVVSLAAPRPDKPVPAPAPSYGAPSQRSFDHSVENIAILRDERQMSDDATSYNFAIETEDGIQREEFGSAIDHGSAEGAVAQSGKVSFTLPDGQQFELTFVADENGFQPQSSFLPVAPEFPHEIPQFVLDQIEKARREDEEAARSGPRSSGAPSQGYA; the protein is encoded by the exons ATGAAGCTG ATCATCCTCGCCTCCTTGGCCGTCGTGTCCCTGGCCGCCCCCAGGCCCGACAAACCAGTCCCAGCCCCAGCCCCCTCCTACGGCGCCCCTTCCCAGAGATCCTTCGACCACTCCGTCGAAAATATAGCCATCCTCCGCGACGAGAGGCAGATGTCTGACGACGCCACCAGCTACAACTTCGCCATTGAGACTGAGGACGGAATCCAACGAGAGGAATTCGGTTCCGCCATCGACCACGGAAGCGCTGAAGGAGCCGTCGCTCAGAGCGGAAAGGTCTC CTTCACCCTCCCCGACGGCCAACAGTTCGAGCTGACCTTCGTGGCTGACGAGAATGGCTTCCAGCCCCAGTCTTCCTTCCTGCCAGTCGCTCCCGAATTCCCCCACGAGATTCCCCAGTTCGTCCTCGACCAGATCGAAAAGGCAAGACGCGAGGACGAGGAGGCTGCCCGCTCCGGCCCACGAAGCAGCGGTGCCCCATCTCAGGGATACGCATAA
- the LOC135196362 gene encoding larval cuticle protein 65Ag1-like encodes MQTYLSLLSINMKLIILASLAVVSLAAPRPDKPVPAPAPSYGAPSQRSFDHSAENIAILRDERQMSDDATSYNFAIETEDGIQREEFGSAIDHGSAEGAVAQSGKVSFTLPDGQQFELTFVADENGFQPQSSFLPVAPEFPHEIPQFVLDQIEKARREDEEAARSAPRSNGGPSNSYQAPL; translated from the exons ATgcaaacttatctctctctcctctccatcaaCATGAAGCTG ATCATCCTCGCCTCCTTGGCCGTCGTGTCCCTGGCCGCCCCCAGGCCCGACAAACCAGTCCCAGCCCCCGCTCCCTCCTACGGCGCCCCCTCCCAGAGATCCTTCGACCACTCCGCCGAAAACATAGCCATCCTCCGCGACGAGAGGCAGATGTCTGACGACGCCACCAGCTACAACTTCGCCATCGAGACTGAGGACGGAATCCAACGCGAGGAATTCGGTTCCGCCATCGACCACGGAAGCGCAGAAGGAGCCGTCGCTCAGAGCGGAAAGGTCTC CTTCACCCTCCCCGACGGCCAACAGTTCGAGCTGACCTTCGTGGCTGACGAGAATGGCTTCCAGCCCCAGTCTTCCTTCCTGCCAGTCGCTCCCGAATTCCCCCACGAGATTCCCCAGTTCGTCCTCGACCAGATCGAAAAGGCAAGACGCGAGGACGAGGAGGCTGCCCGCTCCGCCCCACGAAGCAACGGTGGACCATCCAACAGCTACCAGGCCCCTTTGTAA